A region of the Exiguobacterium aurantiacum DSM 6208 genome:
CCGTGGAGCATCACTTCCCCGATCTCACCGATATCGGCCGGCGTCTCGCCGTCCGCTTTTACAATTTTAGCAGAAGTGTCCGAAAGCGGCACGCCAATCGAGCCGACGATGCGCTTGTCCCATAAGAAGTTCGCATGCGTCACCGGTGACGTCTCTGACAACCCGTACCCTTCGACAATGCGTCCGCCCGTGATGCTCTCGAACTTTTCTTGCACCTCGACCGGCAGCGGCGCCGAACCGGAGATACACGCCTCGATCGACGACAAGTCGTATTTCTTCAGTTTCGGGTCGTTGAGGATGCCGACATACATCGTCGGTGCCCCCGGGAAGAAGTGTGGTTTTTTCTTGTGAATCGTCTTCACGACGTCGGTCACGTCAAAGCGGGGCACGAGGACGAGCTCATAACCGTTCGCCATCCCGAAGTTGAGGCAACATGTCATCCCATAGACGTGGAAGAACGGCACGACGCTCAAGACGCGTTTCTCATCGCCACGGTTGTATCTATAGAAGAAGTTCGAAATCTGATCGACGTTCGCCGTCAAGTTGAAGTGTGTCAACATGACGCCTTTCGGCAGACCGGTCGTTCCGCCCGTATATTGCAAGACGGCGACGTCTTCTTTCGGGTCGACCTCGATCGGCTTCACCGGACCGAAGTTTTTAAAGTCTTTGAACAAGACCGATCCCGTCGTATCGATGACGATATTGTTCTCACGTTTCACTTTGATCGGGTACAGTTTGTTTTTCGGGAATGGAAGATAATCGGCGATGCTCGTCGTGATGATCGTTTGAATATCGGTCTTCTCTTTCACGCGGAGCGATTTCGGATAGAGGAGGTCGAGCGTGATGACAATTTTCGCGCCCGAGTCGGTGATCAAGTTCTCGAGTTCATGCTCGGTATAGAGCGGGTTCGTCTGGACGACCGTCCCTCCGGCATACAAGACGGCGTAGAATGAGATGACGTATTGCGGACAGTTCGGGAGCATCAGGCTGACCCGGTCCCCTTTTTGCAGCCCTTTTGACTGGAGCATCGTCGCGAGACGATGGGCGGCATCATCGATTTGGGCGAACGTGAGCTCTTTTCCGATGAACGAGACGGCCGTCCGGTCCGGGAAGTCTTTCGCGGCTCGACTGAGCGCCTCATAGAGCGGCTTCACCTCATAGTCAATCGTCTTCGGCATGTCGGCTGGATAATCTTGCAACCACGGTTTGTTCATCGCTTTTCCTCCTTGAGAATGAATAGTGATTCAGTTACATCCATTATAATGCCAAGAAAACGCTTTCATCTACCCTTTACCCAATAATTTTCAGAAAATATCGAAAAAAAGCGATTGGATCATAAAATCCAATCACTTTCAAATGCGTTTGAAGTAATCCTCGGTCTGTTGTGCGTTGCCGATTTTCTCGTCAAGCCGTTCCTGCAAATCTTTCTCCCATTTGATGGCCGAGAAGTCGATTCCGAACCATGCCTCCATCTCCGGACGAGAGAAAGCGTACGTCCGGTTCGGGAAGGCGAAGCGGACGATCTCCGCGTTCTTCACGAGTGTGAAATATGTCGCGGCGTTGCGGATGGCGAGCCGCTCCTGCTCGATCCGGTCCATCTCCGGATCGTCATAGCGCACGGTGAGACCGTACGGCCGCTTCTTCGTCTGCAACTCGACCGATTTATAACAGTCATGCATCGGTAAACTATGAGCAATCCCGACAACGGCGCTATTGTCGCCGACAGTGGCACCTTTATACTGGAACGGATTCGGGCGACCTGTCGACGAATCCGCACAACCCGACAAGACGAGGAGCAGAACGAGCAATAGACTGAACCGTTTCATGGGAATCCTCCTTAAGATTTGAGTTGCAAGTTGAAGCGGTAGAGCAGGCGTTTCGCGAGCAAGTGGGCGAGGAAGCCGCCGATCAAGAAACCGATGATGTACAGCGTGACACTCGTCGGGTACGAGAATGCCGATAAAATGATGCCCCCGAGCATGGCGAAACAAATGACCATGATGACATGGACGAGCCAAAGCCAGCCCGTGAACATGAAGAAGCGGCCGTTGTTCTCCTGCGGGGCCCGGTTGAACATGAGAAGACCGAGACCGAACGTCAACCCGATGAAGAGGAGTGAGCTGAATATCCCGACCGTCGCAAAGTCACGCCACACCGAATTGTCAGTAAACAAGTTATACGTGTCGACGTTCGCGATGTTCACAAGCGGTGACAAGATTCGCATCGGAAGGCTTTCCATTGCTGCCGAGTACCAGTCGTACGAGACATATCCTGTAATCGCTTGAATCGACCCATTCACCAACGACAAAATTCCAATCGGGAACAAGAAGGCAACGATCGACCAGAGCACTTGAGAAATCGCCTCGCCTCCGAACGAGCCCATCCAAAGCGACAACGTGAAGACCGAGATGCCAATCAAGATGACCAAACCGATGACGGCGGCCACTTTCAACGTCTGTCCCTCGATCAAGAACGCGTAGCGTGACGTGTGAATCACGACGAGCATAATTGCCCCGCCGATCAGCGACGACAGGACGATGCCACTCGTGCCAATCAACCATTTCGATATGTACAGCTGGTTGCGGCTGAATGGGAGCGACATCGAAAAGTCGGACATTTGGCTATTGCGCTCACTGCCGATCAAGACAGATGCCATCAAGAATCCGAACACGACGTAGAGGAAGACGACCGTCTCAATCGGTAAGAGCGTCCCTAACTCACCGATCGCATAACCGACTCCCGGTATGGTCGTGAAGAAGTCTTCCGTCTCGAGAGAGGCGACGTCACTAGGGATCACCCCGTCATCATACTGGGAAGGGTTTTGTTGAATATCGCGAATCCGTTCATCGTAGTACTGCATCTCATTAAACACTGGCACCGTATAGGCGAGAATCCCGAGCCCGATGAGTAAAATCCATAAGAGCGACACTTGTTTCCAATCTTTTTTAAGTAGCACGTTAGACAACATTCGCCTCACCTCCTAATTGGACGCGGAACACGTCTTCTAGCGACATCGGAATCTCTTCGACGAGCATCGGCTTGTAGCTGTCGACGAACGCCTCGAGCTCATCCGACCGCTCACGGGCCATGAACAAAACGACACGCCCGGTCACGCTTAAAATTTCGATATCTTTTCGTTCGAGCAGTGCGACCGGCACCTCATCTTGGAAGACGACTTGCCACTTCACGCTCAAGGCGCGCGCCTCTTCGAGCGTCATGACGGCTTTGACCCGTCCCTTTTCAATCATGATGACACGGTCTGCGATTCGCTCGAGCTCGTGCAACTGGTGACTCGAGACGATGATCGAGCAATCACGCTGCTCGATTTGCGCGATCATGAGCTTCAAGACGTCCGCTTTGGCGACGACATCGAGTCCGTCGGTCGGTTCGTCGAGAAGATAGTATTTCGCCTGAACAGCGAACGCGAGCGACAGCGTCACCATCGCCTTCTGCCCTTTCGAGAGCTGACGAATCTTCTTATTGTCGATGTTGTATCGCGTGAGCGTCTCACGGAAAGTCGAGCGGTTGAAGGACGGATAGATCGACTCGTACAAGGCAGCCGCCTCGTTCACCGTGTAATGTTTGAGCGCATCGGCCGAGTCGGGCACGAAGATGACGTCCCGTTTCAATTCCGGCGTGTTGAATATACTCGTCTTCCCATATAAGACGTCGCCTGTGTCCGGCCGGATGATGCCGACCATCGTCCGGAGGAGCGTCGTCTTGCCGGCCCCGTTCCGTCCGACGAGCGCGACGATTTCGCCGCGATGGACGGTAAAGTCGACCCCGTCGAGCACAGTCTGTCGATCAATTTTCTTCGTTAGTTGCTGGACTGTCAGCATGGCTCTCCCCTACTTTCTTATATTCCGTCTCGAACAACGTCACCGCTTCATCGAACGAGACGTTCGCGTAGTGGCAATCGATGGCGAGTTTTTGAATGGCTTCAATCACCGGTCCGCGCGAGGCGTCCTGGTCGACCCAATCTTCTGATACGAACGTGCCGCGGCCGCGATGCATCTCGAGCAATCCGAGACGCTCGAGCTCCTGATACGCCTTGCTGACCGTATTCGGATTGATGACGAGGTCGGTCGCAAGTTCGCGCACCGACATGACCTTGTCCCCGGGCCGTAAAATGCCGCGGATGACGAGTGCTTTCGTCTGGTTTACGATCTGTTCGTATAAAGGTTCCGAACTTTTCATATCGATATTATATAGCAATTTCTCACACCCTCTCCCTTATCCGTTATAAGTGTATTATATGTACTAGTACACGTAAATGCAATAGTTCTTCGAGGGCATCTTTAGTTTACAGGGAATTGGAAATAATTTGTATACGCCTTTAGACCGAGACGGTTTCGGACTTTTCGGGTACATTGGAGGAGAGGTGACAAAGGATATGAAAAAAAGATTGTTGTTTGGTGCAGCCGCCATCTTCGTGGCAGGCTCGATGTATGGACGTGGGGAAGCGACGGAACGCTATGAGACGTACATATATGACACATATGGGGAGAACGTCGAGGTGGACGTGTCGCGTGATTGGAAGATGGCGAACTTTAAAGCGACGTTCGAACTCGAGCGTCCCCCGCTCCAAGGCACGTATCACGCCCGGACGTACGGTGACGGAACGATCCATGACGACGTAATGCCGACCTACTGGGCGAACGAAGCGGAGTCGACGATTCATGCCCGGCTCGTCGACGCGAATACCTTGACGGAAGCAGAGACGGTACGCGCGACCGTGTCCGATAGGGCCGGACGAGGACAAACGATCGAGACGATGCCGGCGACGTCCATCTTCGAACTGAATCCTGAACAATTTTTAGGCGTCGCGATCATGTTGCACGAGGCGTGGGACAACACGGACGAGCAAAAGCAGCGCGTCCTCGACATCATCCGTCTGCTCGAGGACGATGTGAGATCAATCCACTTCTCGTTCGACGGGACGCCGGACGAGGATGACGACTTCACGGAACGTTATTTGAACGTGACGCAGAACGGGCGTGATGGCGAGCCATCATTCGCCTCACTCCAGACGATCGATGACTTGAACGACCACGACCGGCTTTACGGGTTCGACGAGACAACGTTCATCACGGAATACCGTTTTGACGGGACGAAGATCGACCGGGACACGGTCGATTGAACAGGTCGAGTCGCCTCACTTTACATGGGGCGATTCACTTGCTATCATTTGACGAGTCAATGATTGATTAGTCAAACGAGAAAGGTGGAACGCTATGGAGCTACGTGATGTGAGCCGTTTGCTTTACCAAATCAAACTCGCCGACCAACGTGTCGCGACGGCGTTCGAGAACGAGACCGGCTTCAGCCTGACCCGTTACGAGATGCTCATGGTCGTCAATGAGAAAGGCGTCTGCTCGCAAAGTGAGATTAAAGACGCGATGAACATCGACCACGCCGCCGTCACCCGGCACTTGAAGATCCTTGAAGACAAGGGTTACGTCTTACGTGAGCGGAACGCCGCGAACCATCGTGAAGTGTTCGTCCGCCTGACCGACGACGCCGCGCGTGACTTACGGTCGTGCGAACAAAAGCACGACGCGTCCAACCATTTGATGAGCGTCTTGTCGGAAGATGAGATGGCGCAACTGTCCGCTTTACTTGAAAAATTAAACCAAGTCTAAACAGAGAGAAAGAGGAGATCCCCTATGGCAACTACATTTAAAAACGATACATTTCAAGACGTCGTCCTCGGTCGTAAATCGATCCGTGTGTACGATGAGAACGTGAAGATCTCACAAGAAGAGATGCTCGAGATGATCCAGGAAGCGACGATGGCCCCGTCATCGGTCAACATGCAACCGTGGCGCTTCGTCGTCGTCGAGAGCCCAGAGGCGAAAGAGACACTCAAACCGCTCATCAAGTTCAACGTGCGTCAAAACGACACGTCGGCCGCGATGGTGCTCATCTTCGGTGACATGGAATGCTATGAGCTCGGCGAACAGATTTACGACCAAGCCGTCGCGGAAGGTAAAATGCCGCAAGACGTACGCGACCAACAGCTCGCTGCTATCCTCCCGTACTACAAGAACTTGTCGAAGCAAGAGATGAACGACATCGTCAAGATCGACTCGAGCCTCGCCGCGATGCAGTTCATGCTTGTCGCCCGTGCGCACGGTTACGACACGAACCCGATCGGCGGTTTCGAGAAAGACCAACTCGCCGAGACGTTCGGTTTAGACAAAGACCGTTACGTGCCGGTCATGATCCTCTCAGTCGGGAAAGCGGCAGAAGAAGGTTACCAATCGGTCCGCCTCGATGCTGAAACAATCACAAACTTCAAATAATCGGAGGAACCCCACATGATCCTAATCAATGCCATCTTCGACGTGAAAGAAGACGCGTTCGACAACTTCTTGACAGATATCAACAAGCTCATCGACTCGTCGAAACAAGAAGCCGGTTGCTTGAGCTATGAACTGTTCCAATCGACGACGTCTGAGAACCGGTTCGTCATGATCGAGAACTGGGCCGACCAAGCGGCCGTCGAGCAACACAACCAAAACCCGGACCTCATCGCGTTCGCCCAAAACGTAGGCAACTACGTGACGGCGAAACCGGTGCTCCATGTGACGGAAGTAAACTAACAAATGCCTAGAGCGGTCAACGCTCTAGGCATTTTTTTAATGGTGTGGTTCCGTCACGGCTTCGACCGGTGCGGCGCCTTCGTACAGGGCTGCCCACTCGGCTTCCGTCAATTCCCCGACGATGAACTGTTTCGCTGGGAAGATGGTCGATCCGTTTGCTTGCGCGTGGACCCGGGCGAGATACAGCCCGTCTTCTTTTAGCGACGTCGTCAATGCGTACGTCCCTGCCCCGACCCGTTTCGCTTCTTGCATCCCGTATGACAGCGTCCCGTCCGCCTTTTGCAGTTCAAGATGGACGAAGTCCGGTTCGTCTTCACTGAGCGCGATCTCGAACGTGACCGGTACTCCGGGAATGACCTCGTCCGGGAACTCAAGCGTCGCCTCGAGCGGGGCCTCTTCTTTATACAAAGTCGTCGCCTCCGGATTGACCGCGCAACCAGCTAACGCCGTTACGGCGACGAGGCATAAGATGATGGATAGATTCCATTTCATTCGTTTCACCCCGCATTCAAATAACGCTGTAGTGTCGTTGAGCGTCGGATGACGACCCAATCGAGTAACGCGACGATGAGAAGCGACAACCCGACGAGCGGGAAAACGATTCCAAAGCCGACAAGCAAGACGAGGAACACGTTCCGCCGTACTTTCGATGGCGCGGATGGCGCCCCGCTCTTCGCGTTCGGCTTCCGTGAATACCATAAGTAGGCACCGCTCACGACGACGAACACGACACCGAGACAGATGACGAGGCCAAGCAACTGGTTGAACTGTTTCCCTGTATGAAGCGTGATCCCGAGTGCGACCGCCTTGCCGACGATGCCGTAATGGTCGTAGCGATAATCAGCGAGCACCGCCCCCGAATACTGATCGAGGTGAATCGTCGCCTCGTCTTGGGCCCGGTCCGGGTAAGCCGACAACGTATAGACGCCGTCTGCCGTGCCCGGAAGGCTAATCGTATAGCTCGGGTCCATCCCGACCGTGATCGCGATTTGATTGACTTGATCGAGCGAGAGCGGAACGTATCCGGCAACAACGGAGTTCGGCACCGGGAGCGTCTCCGCCGCCCACGGGACGTCCGCGACGTCTTCTGTCTTCACGGATGAGGTCGGTGCTTCTCCGCCCCAAATCAACGGCGGATAGCCGACACCGGCGTTCGTCGCGATCGATTGGAAGTTCGCGCCCAAAAACCCGGACCACGGGAGACCAGTCAAGACGAGGAACAAGAGCCCAGCTGTCACCCAAAACCCAGGGACGACATGCAAGTCACGCCGCAACACCCGTTTCCCTTTCCGGAGGCGCGGATAAATCGTCCCCGACGCCTGTAGCCCGTTGCGCGGCCAGAATAGATAGAGTCCCGTCGCCATCAAGACGATCGTCCAACAGGCGACGAGCTCGACGATCCGGTCACCGAGCGTTCCCATCATCAGTTCGCCATGGAGGACCTCCACTTGGTTCATGAAGCGGTCGGCGTTTAATTGTGACCCGATGACGTTCCCGCTGTAAGGATCGACGAACACCGTCGTCGCCCCTTCTTCGGTCATAACACGAAATTCACTCGAGCGGTCCGGCGACTCACCCGGTCGATACCGCGTGATTGGTGTATCCGGATACTCGGCTTGAACCCGATTGAGTAGCTCCGTCGCGCTCAGCCGTTCCCCGCTCGGCTCGACTTGATAGTAGTCGGCATAGATGACTTGCTCGATTTGTGGCTTGAATAAATAAACGGCCCCCGTGACCGCTAGCACCAATAAGAACGGTGCGATGATCAATCCGGCGTAAAGATGCCAGCGCCAGACGGCACGGTACCAATCACGCCCCGATGAAGATGATGTCATGATGATTCCCCCGGTTATGTTATGTGTCCAATATGTGAACAGGTTAATTGTGCGCACTCACACTTTTTGTGACCGCTTACTTTGTGGCTGTTGTTTGTCTATCTGACGAAATAAACGTGAAGTTAGATTCATCGCAATTACACAACTGTGCTTGATAACTTGTAGAATAAAATGAACTTATCTTGTAGACTGATCGAAGTGAGGTGATTTAGATGAAATATACATGCCCTTGTTGCGGGTACAAGACGCTTGACGAAGAACCACCTGGCACGTATGACATTTGCGGCATCTGTTTTTGGGAAGATGACGTGGTCCAGTTCAGTGACCCGGACTACGAAGGTGGTGCCAACGAAGTGTCACTCCAACAAGCACAACAGAACTATATTCATGTTGGCGCATGCGATCGAGGCTCGCTCAAATTCGTTCGGACTCCGGACGAGGACGACGTCAAAGATCCAAAATGGCGACCACTTCCTAAAAAATGAGCATAAAAAAATCCGCTTCTACGCATAGGTAGAAGCGGCTATTTTTATAACCCGATGATCGCGACAGACACACCGAGAACACCGATGAGCGCCATCGCGTAAACCGGTACGCGTGGCATCTCGCCGTTGTTATCGAGCGCCTTCCCGAACATGAAGAACACGAGCGGGTGAACGAGGAACGGCATCGAGAAGATGAGCGGGATGAGAAGCGACGCTTCCGTCCCAAACATGCCGCCTTGGATCGCTGCGAAGAGACCGAAGTGCGAGATCGCTGACGACTGAGCCATTGCCGAATAGTCGAACGCGATCGTGCTGAAGCTGAGGAGCACAAGTCCGCCGAAGACGGCCATGATCTGCCAGCCGAACGAGAACTGCATGAGCGCTTTCACTTCTTTGAAGTCTTCGCCGTTCGCAGCGCGCAAGTTTTTGAGCGCGAGGAACGTAAGTGTGAGACCGACCAAGACGATGATTGCCGTCGGCCAGATCCAGAGTGCCCCGTTATCGGCACTGATCGCCAAAATCGAGAAGACGAAAATGTGACCGAAGAACGGGATGTTGATCATGATCGGGGCACGTTTCGCTGCGACTTTCCCGAAGTCACCAGCTGTACATGCACCTGTGAGACCACTGTGCGAGAGCGATCCCGCCATACCTGGTGCGAGGTTACGGATGTGTCCTGTACGTGCGAACCACATGAGGAGCGCGATTCCACCGAACATCCAGAACAACTGGCCGAAGAATCCGTAGAAGAGGACCGAGTTCATGCCTTCGATGGCGAAAGCGTCCCCGATGCGTGAACCACCGACCATGAAGTTCGCTGCCAAGACGACCGGGATCCCGGCGAAGAGGAGCGCGCGAACCGTCGGGCCGTACGTCCAGTTTTGGAAGATGGCACCGAGCGCTGACGACAAGATCATCGCGAAGAAGATCTGCGGGAGCGCAATGACAGGTTGGACGAGCGTGGCGATCGCGAACGAGATGAACAAGATGGCGATCAAAATCACCGTCTCGATCAAGCCTTTACGCATGTACACCTGCTTGTCGTCGATTTGAGCCTTGTGGTCGATCAACAGGAACGATGCCGCGAGACCGATCAACGCGAGAATCGGATAGTAAAGCATGATGCCCTCAGCCGTACCCGGTTGAATCATCATACGGAAGAACCCTTCCAATCCGACGAGCAGGAAGAATGAACGGAGGATGAAGATGAACTGCGTCCGTCCCGTTCCGAGGAACATCTCTTCTTTTGACGGCACGACGATGTCTTTCACGTCGAGCGCTTGCTTGCTTAAGATTTTACGTAGCTCTTGACCACCGACGAAGAACGACACGACGAGCGCAATGATCGTCGTCCGTGAGAGGAAGTCGACGAGCGGAAATTCTGGGAGACCCGGCGTCGCGATGCCCATCTCGACCATGACGAAGCCGAGACCGAGGCCGAAGATGACGATGACGAGGATTGGCGAGAACCGTGAACCGGCCACGACCATCCGTGACAAGATGACCATCGGGATGACGAAGGCCATTAACAACCAAAACTGGTTGAGTAATTGAACTTGAGATAACTGCTGTACAATTTCCATGGATAAACCCCTTATACATTTTTTTCACACTGTCTCGAAGTGTAACGTATTGTCGATTTTGTGACAAGGGGGTGTGACGTATTGTAAAGATTGAAAGCGGAACCAAATGAATTGGTCCCGCTTTCGGTCAATTATTCGGTTGGCGAAGACCCCAAGTGCCTTTATTTCCTGTGGCATAAAACAAGTCTTCTTTCCCGGCGAAACTCGCGGAATCGCTCGAGTGGGCACGAATCTGTTTATTGACGTGCGCCTTCCAATCTTTGTACCGATCGAGCTCGAGTTGATAGTACGACTTCTCGATGTAGTCATAGATTTCTTTCAAAGATGCCTTCCCGCCGTGATGCTGGAGGGCGAATTGGATTTTGCGAAGTAGTGCGCGCTTCAAGTTATCCCTCACCTTTCACTAAATACTTCTAAATACTCTTCAAACTTTTGTTCAACCGCTCTGACGATTCTTTCATGAACAAATTCGCTCTCAATACGAAATTCTTCCCTAACACAGAATATATCATCAACTAACTTAAAAGGCGGAGAAATATTGCTCACTCTTGTAGGAGTAGTCGATAGGTACTTCAATGGCAGTGTTTTTAAGTGCCGTTTCATTTTCGCTTCGGAGAAAGGAGCTTTAAATTCCTCGCTTATATTTTTGAGAGCGTACAAGCGGTGTTGGCTACTAACTAAGTCATAATAAGGTCTTGCTAGTTCAGTTATTGAAACTGGGGCATGCCAATCATGAGGACCTCGCTCTAACATAATCTTCAGTACATTCATTTTATGAGGTCCCTGCCTATCGAACTCATCTATGTACTGAATTAACTGCTTAAGCCGTTCTTCCATAATTACGCCACCCTCATTCTGAAGCTTTCCGACTGAAGTAGTGATGCAGCCGCACTTCAACGATTTGACTGACCCATTCGTAAACCAAAGGATGAGCATACGCTTCGTTCTGCTCAATATGTAACGACTCCTCTGACACGAAGAACGGCCCTTTCGCTATTTTATCAAATGGCATCCGTAACAGTAACTTTTCAATCTTTTTCTGCTGAAACGGGGATTGGAAGTCTTTTGTTTGCCCGTCAATCTTTTGCCGGTATGGGAATGTATTGATGAACTCATAGAATGGTCGAGCCGCCTCGCTCGCCGGAAGTGGTCGAAGCCATCCATCGATTCCACGGCCTAGCATAATTGATAGCACAATCATCTTATAGCTCTTCGTCATGTCCGTGTACTCCACTTCAAGCAACAACGACTTCGCCTCTTCAAACAGATGACTCTCTTCATCATATAGCTCACCCATCCGGTCGAGAAACCCGTAAAAGCCGCCATCTTTCTTCCATTCAGAACGATAGGCATCGATTGAGTATTCGCCTCGTTGAATCAACTCTAGGTAACTCGGCCTTCTCCCCAACTCTTCTTTCACCATGTAGTAGTTCCGCTCCAACTGTTGCCGACGCGTCGAAGAACGGGTCACCATCCGCTTCAATAAGTCGATGGCCTGTAAATCAAATTCGATCGTACAACCGTTTGGTAAATCGATTCCTGTAGGAAGTGACTTGACGACCGGTTGTCGTTTTGTCGTCAGGAGTGCCAACTTCTTGTCGATATTTTTGTAGTTCCCAATCAAATCGATAATGGTGCAATGCGTCTTCCCGCTCAGTAAGCGGAGCCCACGACCAATCTGTTGCGTGAAGACGGTCAACGATTCAGTCGGGCGGCAGAACAATAACGTATCAATCTCCGGGATATCGACACCTTCATTGAATAAGTTGACCGCGAAAATGATATCGAGGTGTCCTTGTTTCAATTGACGGATGACTTCTGCACGGTCATATTCGGTCTGGCTATGTAACGCGACGGCTTGAACACCTTGTAGGCGGAAATAGTCGGCCAAGTATTCAGCTTGTGTGACCGACGAACAGAAACCGAGCGCTCGTGTTTGGTGATGTATCTTCCACGCCTCATAGATTTTTTGAGCGACACTCTCTTTCACCTGCTCCGCCAACAGTTCGTCCTGATCATAGCGACGACCATTGATCAATCGAATCTGCGAATAGTCAATCTCATCATAAATCCCAACGTAATGGAATGGCGTCAAATACGACTCTTCAATCGCTTCTGTGAAGTGCATCTGATAGGCGACATTGTCATCGCACAATGCGTAGACGTCTCCCCCGTCCAAGCGGTCCGGTGTCGCCGTCAAACCGAGCAAGAATTTCGGCTCGAAGTAGTCAAGGACACGCCGATAGGATGGTGCCGCCGAATGGTGGAACTCGTCGACGATAATTAAATCGAATTGATCTGGTTCGAACTGTTCCATTCGGTGTTTTGAAGCCAACGTTTGAATCGATGCGAACAAGACGTCTGCCGATTGCTCATCTCTCGAGTCACCGCCCAGTAGTAGTCCTGTCTTCCATTCATTTGAGACCCTTTTAAAAGAGTTCTCTGCTTGAAGCAAAATCTCTTTTTGATGGGCAATGAAGAGCACTCGTTTGAACTGGCGGGCAAAAAAGGCGCTCAAATACGTCTTCCCGAGTCCTGTAGCGAGAACGAGCATCGCCTTACGTCTGCCTTCGTCCATCGTCTCGCGTAACGCCTTCAGCGCAGCATCTTGCACGGTGTTCGGCGTGATTGTATCGTCCTCAATATAGACCGGGGTCGATTCTGCAACTTGCTCGTTTTCTTTCATCCGATCTTGACGGGCATTATACTCTTCACGATAAGGCTGCAATGAGACAGTATTCATGATTTGGGCATAATCACTATAGAATAGATCATGAAACGCATCGACGGACTGTTCGAACACGTCTTCCGAGATACTTGCTGGAATCTCAACGTTCCATTCGACGCCTCGATTCAAGGCGCTATGCGATAGATTGGAAGAACCGACAAAGAACGTTCCGCCATCTTCTGTGCGGAACAAGTAGGCTTTCGGATGGAATGACTGACCTTTTGATCGATAGAGTCGCAGCTCTA
Encoded here:
- a CDS encoding PepSY-associated TM helix domain-containing protein, coding for MTSSSSGRDWYRAVWRWHLYAGLIIAPFLLVLAVTGAVYLFKPQIEQVIYADYYQVEPSGERLSATELLNRVQAEYPDTPITRYRPGESPDRSSEFRVMTEEGATTVFVDPYSGNVIGSQLNADRFMNQVEVLHGELMMGTLGDRIVELVACWTIVLMATGLYLFWPRNGLQASGTIYPRLRKGKRVLRRDLHVVPGFWVTAGLLFLVLTGLPWSGFLGANFQSIATNAGVGYPPLIWGGEAPTSSVKTEDVADVPWAAETLPVPNSVVAGYVPLSLDQVNQIAITVGMDPSYTISLPGTADGVYTLSAYPDRAQDEATIHLDQYSGAVLADYRYDHYGIVGKAVALGITLHTGKQFNQLLGLVICLGVVFVVVSGAYLWYSRKPNAKSGAPSAPSKVRRNVFLVLLVGFGIVFPLVGLSLLIVALLDWVVIRRSTTLQRYLNAG
- a CDS encoding CPCC family cysteine-rich protein yields the protein MKYTCPCCGYKTLDEEPPGTYDICGICFWEDDVVQFSDPDYEGGANEVSLQQAQQNYIHVGACDRGSLKFVRTPDEDDVKDPKWRPLPKK
- a CDS encoding DEAD/DEAH box helicase family protein, translated to MSELRLHTSHLRIPLQHQIDAATEIYMVVAFAQVSGVQEIAASLKDAVKRGAQVRILIGDYLYLTNPDALEMLMNIQGVELRLYRSKGQSFHPKAYLFRTEDGGTFFVGSSNLSHSALNRGVEWNVEIPASISEDVFEQSVDAFHDLFYSDYAQIMNTVSLQPYREEYNARQDRMKENEQVAESTPVYIEDDTITPNTVQDAALKALRETMDEGRRKAMLVLATGLGKTYLSAFFARQFKRVLFIAHQKEILLQAENSFKRVSNEWKTGLLLGGDSRDEQSADVLFASIQTLASKHRMEQFEPDQFDLIIVDEFHHSAAPSYRRVLDYFEPKFLLGLTATPDRLDGGDVYALCDDNVAYQMHFTEAIEESYLTPFHYVGIYDEIDYSQIRLINGRRYDQDELLAEQVKESVAQKIYEAWKIHHQTRALGFCSSVTQAEYLADYFRLQGVQAVALHSQTEYDRAEVIRQLKQGHLDIIFAVNLFNEGVDIPEIDTLLFCRPTESLTVFTQQIGRGLRLLSGKTHCTIIDLIGNYKNIDKKLALLTTKRQPVVKSLPTGIDLPNGCTIEFDLQAIDLLKRMVTRSSTRRQQLERNYYMVKEELGRRPSYLELIQRGEYSIDAYRSEWKKDGGFYGFLDRMGELYDEESHLFEEAKSLLLEVEYTDMTKSYKMIVLSIMLGRGIDGWLRPLPASEAARPFYEFINTFPYRQKIDGQTKDFQSPFQQKKIEKLLLRMPFDKIAKGPFFVSEESLHIEQNEAYAHPLVYEWVSQIVEVRLHHYFSRKASE